One region of Oryza sativa Japonica Group chromosome 5, ASM3414082v1 genomic DNA includes:
- the LOC9268872 gene encoding cyclin-B1-5-like isoform X2 — translation MPAERRLRQAVGEGIHEERRGGRRGGGGRARAAEVAGGGGGAAVATGKQKAATAAAGRPGSRNRQALGDIGNVLNAHVVDGKIQLPEGINRPITRSFGAQLLKKAQENAVGANKIPVRKEPAPKPAKKVVPRLENAAKASTGAGVNENKKPSESEGAGSSGSGGGSAHKYSRKKVVNTLNNCAYCSFQARVWHY, via the exons atgccggcggagcggcggctgcggcaggCCGTGGGCGAAGGGATCCACGAGGAGCGGAGGGGCgggcggagaggcggcggcggcagggcgcgggcggcggaggtggccggaggaggaggag GTGCTGCTGTCGCAACGGGGAAGCAGAAggccgctaccgccgccgccggccgacctGGTTCGAGAAACAGGCAAGCCCTCGGTGATATCGGCAACGTCCTGAACGCCCATGTGGTCGACGG CAAGATCCAGCTGCCGGAGGGGATCAATCGCCCCATCACCAGGAGCTTCGGCGCCCAGCTTCTAAAGAAAGCTCAGGAGAACGCCGTTGGGGCGAACAAG ATCCCGGTCAGGAAGGAACCAGCTCCGAAGCCGGCCAAGAAGGTCGTACCCCGTCTGGAGAATGCCGCCAAGGccagcaccggcgccggcgtcaACGAGAACAAGAAGCCTTCGGAGTCGGAGGGcgccggcagcagcggcagcggcggcggttcaGCCCACAAGTACTCCAGGAAGAAGGTCGTGAACACGCTTAACAACTGTGCTTACTGCTCGTTCCAAG CACGCGTGTGGCATTACTGA
- the LOC9268872 gene encoding cyclin-B1-5-like isoform X1 → MPAERRLRQAVGEGIHEERRGGRRGGGGRARAAEVAGGGGGAAVATGKQKAATAAAGRPGSRNRQALGDIGNVLNAHVVDGKIQLPEGINRPITRSFGAQLLKKAQENAVGANKVRIPVRKEPAPKPAKKVVPRLENAAKASTGAGVNENKKPSESEGAGSSGSGGGSAHKYSRKKVVNTLNNCAYCSFQARVWHY, encoded by the exons atgccggcggagcggcggctgcggcaggCCGTGGGCGAAGGGATCCACGAGGAGCGGAGGGGCgggcggagaggcggcggcggcagggcgcgggcggcggaggtggccggaggaggaggag GTGCTGCTGTCGCAACGGGGAAGCAGAAggccgctaccgccgccgccggccgacctGGTTCGAGAAACAGGCAAGCCCTCGGTGATATCGGCAACGTCCTGAACGCCCATGTGGTCGACGG CAAGATCCAGCTGCCGGAGGGGATCAATCGCCCCATCACCAGGAGCTTCGGCGCCCAGCTTCTAAAGAAAGCTCAGGAGAACGCCGTTGGGGCGAACAAGGTACGG ATCCCGGTCAGGAAGGAACCAGCTCCGAAGCCGGCCAAGAAGGTCGTACCCCGTCTGGAGAATGCCGCCAAGGccagcaccggcgccggcgtcaACGAGAACAAGAAGCCTTCGGAGTCGGAGGGcgccggcagcagcggcagcggcggcggttcaGCCCACAAGTACTCCAGGAAGAAGGTCGTGAACACGCTTAACAACTGTGCTTACTGCTCGTTCCAAG CACGCGTGTGGCATTACTGA
- the LOC4339237 gene encoding receptor-like serine/threonine-protein kinase SD1-8 isoform X1, producing MAIHQLSFVLLLMLLAPATSRARDSIAPGEPLAGHDTLVSAGAGDGGGFALGFFTPPGSNDTYVGVWYARVSPRTVVWVANRADPVPGPVDGNAGATLSVSRACELAVADANSTVVWSVTPATTGPCTARIRDDGNLVVTDERGRVAWQGFDHPTDTLLPGMRIGVDFAAGNNMTLTAWKSPSDPSPSSVVVAMDTSGDPEVFLWNGPNKVWRSGPWDGMQFTGVPDTITYKNFSFSFVNSAREVTYSFQVPDASIMSRLVLNSSGGGLVQRWTWVEAAGAWNLYWYAPKDQCDAVSPCGANGVCDTNSLPVCSCLRGFAPRSPAAWALRDGRDGCARETPLGCANGTDGFAVVRHAKAPDTTAATVDYDAGLQLCRRRCLGNCSCTAYANANLSAPPGRRGCVMWTGELEDLRVYPAFGQDLYVRLAAADLDSTSKSKKKTHIIIAVVVSICALAIILALTGMYIWRTKKTKARRQGPSNWSGGLHSRELHSEGNSHGDDLDLPLFDLETIASATNGFSADNKLGEGGFGPVYKGTLEDGQEIAVKTLSKTSVQGLDEFRNEVMLIAKLQHRNLVQLIGYSVCGQEKMLLYEFMENKSLDCFLFDKSKSKLLDWQTRYHIIEGIARGLLYLHQDSRYRIIHRDLKTSNILLDKEMTPKISDFGMARMFGSDDTEINTVRVVGTYGYMAPEYAMDGVFSVKSDVFSFGVIVLEIISGKRNRGVYSYSSHLNLLARAWSSWSEGNSLDLVDKTLNGSFNQEEVLKCLKVGLLCVQENPDDRPLMSQVLLMLASADATSLPDPRKPGFVARRAATEDTSSSRPDCSFVDSMTITMIEGR from the exons ATGGCCATCCATCAGCTCAGCTTCGTGCTCCTCCTCATGCTGCtcgcgccggcgacgtcgcgtGCCCGCGACAGCATCGCGCCGGGCGAGCCGCTCGCGGGCCACGACACGCTCGTctctgccggcgccggcgacggcggcggcttcgcgCTCGGGTTCTTCACCCCGCCGGGATCCAACGACACCTACGTCGGGGTGTGGTACGCGCGGGTGTCCCCCCGCACCGTCGTCTGGGTCGCCAACCGCGCCGACCCCGTCCCGGGCCCCGTCGACGGCAACGCCGGCGCCACGTTGTCCGTGTCCCGCGCCtgcgagctcgccgtcgccgacgccaacTCCACCGTCGTGTGGTCGGTCACGCCGGCGACGACAGGGCCCTGCACGGCGAGGATACGGGACGACGGCAACCTGGTCGTCACCGACGAGCGCGGCCGGGTGGCGTGGCAGGGGTTCGACCACCCCACCGACACGCTGCTCCCCGGGATGAGGATTGGGGTGGACTTCGCCGCCGGCAACAACATGACGCTGACGGCGTGGAAGAGCCCCTCCGACCCGTCGCCGAGCTCTGTGGTCGTGGCCATGGACACCTCCGGCGATCCGGAGGTGTTCCTCTGGAACGGGCCGAACAAGGTGTGGCGCTCCGGCCCCTGGGACGGCATGCAGTTCACCGGCGTCCCGGACACCATCACCTACAAGAACTTCAGCTTCAGCTTCGTGAACAGCGCCCGGGAGGTCACCTACAGCTTCCAGGTGCCCGACGCGAGCATCATGTCGCGGCTGGTGCTgaacagcagcggcggcgggctggtGCAGCGGTGGACgtgggtggaggcggcgggggcgtgGAACCTGTACTGGTACGCGCCCAAGGACCAGTGCGACGCCGTGTCGCCGTGCGGCGCCAACGGGGTGTGCGACACCAACAGCCTCCCCGTGTGCTCCTGCCTCCGCGGGTTCGcgccgcggtcgccggcggcgtgggcgctGCGGGACGGCCGCGACGGGTGCGCGCGGGAGACGCCGCTCGGTTGCGCCAACGGCACCGACGGGTTCGCCGTGGTGCGGCACGCCAAGGCGCCCGACACGACCGCCGCGACGGTGGACTACGACGCCGGCCTCCAGCTGTGCCGGCGGAGGTGCCTGGGCAACTGCTCGTGCACGGCGTACGCCAACGCCAACCTCAGCGCGCCGCCCGGGCGCCGCGGCTGCGTCATGTGGACCGGCGAGCTGGAAGACCTTCGAGTGTACCCGGCCTTCGGCCAGGACCTCTacgtccgcctcgccgccgccgatctcg ATTCAACAAGCAAGTCTAAGAAGAAGACGCACATTATAATTGCAGTAGTTGTCAGCATCTGTGCGCTGGCAATTATTTTAGCCCTTACTGGGATGTACATTTGGAGAACAAAGAAGACAAAAGCAAGGCGACAAG GACCAAGTAACTGGAGTGGTGGTTTACACAGTAGAGAGCTCCACAGTGAAGGAAATAGCCATGGGGATGACCTGGATCTGCCTCTATTTGATTTGGAGACAATAGCATCAGCCACAAATGGTTTCTCAGCAGACAACAAACTTGGAGAAGGTGGCTTTGGGCCAGTATACAAG GGTACACTAGAGGATGGGCAAGAAATAGCAGTTAAAACACTTTCAAAGACGTCAGTACAGGGTCTTGATGAGTTCAGGAATGAGGTTATGTTGATAGCTAAACTCCAGCATCGAAATCTTGTTCAACTTATTGGCTACAGCGTTTGTGGACAAGAAAAGATGCTTCTATACGAATTTATGGAAAACAAAAGCCTGGACTGTTTCCTGTTTG ACAAATCCAAGAGCAAGCTACTTGACTGGCAAACAAGATACCACATAATCGAGGGGATTGCCCGAGGTTTGCTGTATCTTCACCAGGACTCAAGATATAGAATCATCCACAGAGACCTGAAGACAAGCAACATTCTTCTGGATAAGGAGATGACTCCTAAAATTTCAGACTTTGGTATGGCAAGAATGTTTGGCAGTGACGACACGGAAATAAATACAGTTAGAGTGGTTGGCACATA CGGCTATATGGCCCCCGAGTACgcaatggatggagtattttcAGTGAAATCAGATGTATTCAGTTTCGGCGTCATAGTGCTAGAAATCATTTCTGGTAAAAGGAACAGGGGTGTCTACAGCTACTCCAGCCACCTAAACCTTCTAGCACGT GCATGGAGCTCATGGAGTGAAGGGAACAGCCTCGATCTCGTCGACAAAACACTGAACGGCTCATTCAACCAAGAGGAAGTGCTAAAATGCCTCAAAGTGGGGCTCCTATGTGTCCAGGAGAACCCGGACGACCGTCCTCTCATGTCCCAGGTGCTCCTGATGCTGGCCAGCGCCGATGCCACCTCATTGCCAGATCCCAGGAAGCCTGGGTTCGTCGCAAGAAGAGCTGCAACGGAGGACACGTCGTCGAGCAGACCAGACTGCAGCTTCGTGGACAGCATGACCATCACCATGATCGAGGGCAGGTAG
- the LOC4339237 gene encoding receptor-like serine/threonine-protein kinase SD1-8 isoform X2, translated as MAIHQLSFVLLLMLLAPATSRARDSIAPGEPLAGHDTLVSAGAGDGGGFALGFFTPPGSNDTYVGVWYARVSPRTVVWVANRADPVPGPVDGNAGATLSVSRACELAVADANSTVVWSVTPATTGPCTARIRDDGNLVVTDERGRVAWQGFDHPTDTLLPGMRIGVDFAAGNNMTLTAWKSPSDPSPSSVVVAMDTSGDPEVFLWNGPNKVWRSGPWDGMQFTGVPDTITYKNFSFSFVNSAREVTYSFQVPDASIMSRLVLNSSGGGLVQRWTWVEAAGAWNLYWYAPKDQCDAVSPCGANGVCDTNSLPVCSCLRGFAPRSPAAWALRDGRDGCARETPLGCANGTDGFAVVRHAKAPDTTAATVDYDAGLQLCRRRCLGNCSCTAYANANLSAPPGRRGCVMWTGELEDLRVYPAFGQDLYVRLAAADLDSTSKSKKKTHIIIAVVVSICALAIILALTGMYIWRTKKTKARRQGPSNWSGGLHSRELHSEGNSHGDDLDLPLFDLETIASATNGFSADNKLGEGGFGPVYKDTSNS; from the exons ATGGCCATCCATCAGCTCAGCTTCGTGCTCCTCCTCATGCTGCtcgcgccggcgacgtcgcgtGCCCGCGACAGCATCGCGCCGGGCGAGCCGCTCGCGGGCCACGACACGCTCGTctctgccggcgccggcgacggcggcggcttcgcgCTCGGGTTCTTCACCCCGCCGGGATCCAACGACACCTACGTCGGGGTGTGGTACGCGCGGGTGTCCCCCCGCACCGTCGTCTGGGTCGCCAACCGCGCCGACCCCGTCCCGGGCCCCGTCGACGGCAACGCCGGCGCCACGTTGTCCGTGTCCCGCGCCtgcgagctcgccgtcgccgacgccaacTCCACCGTCGTGTGGTCGGTCACGCCGGCGACGACAGGGCCCTGCACGGCGAGGATACGGGACGACGGCAACCTGGTCGTCACCGACGAGCGCGGCCGGGTGGCGTGGCAGGGGTTCGACCACCCCACCGACACGCTGCTCCCCGGGATGAGGATTGGGGTGGACTTCGCCGCCGGCAACAACATGACGCTGACGGCGTGGAAGAGCCCCTCCGACCCGTCGCCGAGCTCTGTGGTCGTGGCCATGGACACCTCCGGCGATCCGGAGGTGTTCCTCTGGAACGGGCCGAACAAGGTGTGGCGCTCCGGCCCCTGGGACGGCATGCAGTTCACCGGCGTCCCGGACACCATCACCTACAAGAACTTCAGCTTCAGCTTCGTGAACAGCGCCCGGGAGGTCACCTACAGCTTCCAGGTGCCCGACGCGAGCATCATGTCGCGGCTGGTGCTgaacagcagcggcggcgggctggtGCAGCGGTGGACgtgggtggaggcggcgggggcgtgGAACCTGTACTGGTACGCGCCCAAGGACCAGTGCGACGCCGTGTCGCCGTGCGGCGCCAACGGGGTGTGCGACACCAACAGCCTCCCCGTGTGCTCCTGCCTCCGCGGGTTCGcgccgcggtcgccggcggcgtgggcgctGCGGGACGGCCGCGACGGGTGCGCGCGGGAGACGCCGCTCGGTTGCGCCAACGGCACCGACGGGTTCGCCGTGGTGCGGCACGCCAAGGCGCCCGACACGACCGCCGCGACGGTGGACTACGACGCCGGCCTCCAGCTGTGCCGGCGGAGGTGCCTGGGCAACTGCTCGTGCACGGCGTACGCCAACGCCAACCTCAGCGCGCCGCCCGGGCGCCGCGGCTGCGTCATGTGGACCGGCGAGCTGGAAGACCTTCGAGTGTACCCGGCCTTCGGCCAGGACCTCTacgtccgcctcgccgccgccgatctcg ATTCAACAAGCAAGTCTAAGAAGAAGACGCACATTATAATTGCAGTAGTTGTCAGCATCTGTGCGCTGGCAATTATTTTAGCCCTTACTGGGATGTACATTTGGAGAACAAAGAAGACAAAAGCAAGGCGACAAG GACCAAGTAACTGGAGTGGTGGTTTACACAGTAGAGAGCTCCACAGTGAAGGAAATAGCCATGGGGATGACCTGGATCTGCCTCTATTTGATTTGGAGACAATAGCATCAGCCACAAATGGTTTCTCAGCAGACAACAAACTTGGAGAAGGTGGCTTTGGGCCAGTATACAAG GACACAAGTAATAGTTGA